The proteins below come from a single Vitis riparia cultivar Riparia Gloire de Montpellier isolate 1030 unplaced genomic scaffold, EGFV_Vit.rip_1.0 scaffold796_pilon_pilon, whole genome shotgun sequence genomic window:
- the LOC117910642 gene encoding G-type lectin S-receptor-like serine/threonine-protein kinase CES101 isoform X1: MCLSSATLSLCLSCMWLGVVPSISGAQTNTIKHGEELQFSEKLLVSAKGTFTLGFFSLESGNYLGIWNTTDHSNKKVWVGNRDKAISGTDANLTLDADGKLMITHSEGDPIVLNSNQAARNSTATLLDSGNFVLKEFNSDGSVKEKLWESFDNPTDTLLPGMKLGINLKTGRNWSLASWISEQVPAPGTFTLEWNGTQLVMKRRGGTYWSSGTLKDRSFEFIPLLNNIYSFNSVSNANEIYFSYSVPEGVGSDWVLTSEGGLFDTNRSVFMQDDQCDRDEEYPGCAVQNPPTCRTRKDGFVKESVLISGSPSSIKENSSLGLGDCQAICWNNCSCTAYNSIHTNGTGCRFWSTKFAHAYKDDGNQEERYVLSSSRVTGSSWRIWVTIAGVVLVVLLLLGSLYFLTRKFRGEREMEEAALLELATSNSFSDSRDVEHDGTRGAHDLKLFSFDSIVAATNYFSSENKLGEGGFGPVYKGKLLEGQEIAVKRLSRGSSQGLVEFKNEIRLIAKLQHMNLVRLLGCCIQGEEKMLIYEFMPNKSLDFFLFDPDRRKILDWKRRHNIIEGVAQGLLYLHKYSRLRIIHRDLKASNILLDHDLNPKISDFGMARIFGRNASEANTNRIVGTYGYMPPEYAMEGIFSVKSDVYSFGVLLLEIVSGRKNKSFHHNHGAFAINLAVYAWELWKEDTSLELVDPMLEDSYSTTQMLRCIHIALLCVQDSAADRPTMSAVISMLTNESVPLPNPNLPSFSAHYKVSELDSNKSGLESSSGNVTISEMEGRLSGVMDDRGKFIYISQEEMHAVADYIKRQGRVSISHLAR; the protein is encoded by the exons ATGTGCCTTAGCAGTGCAACTTTGTCTTTGTGTTTGTCATGTATGTGGTTGGGAGTAGTGCCTTCCATTTCTGGTGCACAGACAAACACCATCAAACATGGGGAAGAGCTTCAATTCTCGGAAAAATTACTGGTTTCTGCAAAAGGGACTTTTACTCTAGGCTTCTTCAGCCTGGAATCTGGCAATTATTTAGGAATATGGAACACAACTGATCATTCTAACAAGAAAGTTTGGGTTGGTAACAGAGACAAGGCTATATCCGGCACCGATGCAAATCTCACGCTGGATGCCGATGGCAAATTGATGATCACTCATAGTGAGGGTGATCCAATTGTCCTGAATTCCAATCAAGCAGCCAGAAACTCAACAGCTACTCTGCTTGATTctggaaattttgttttgaaagagTTCAATTCGGATGGATCTGTGAAGGAGAAACTATGGGAGAGTTTCGATAATCCTACAGACACCCTCCTGCCTGGGATGAAACTAGGCATCAACTTGAAAACCGGGCGAAATTGGTCACTTGCTTCATGGATAAGCGAACAAGTGCCTGCTCCTGGGACTTTTACTCTGGAATGGAATGGCACACAATTGGTGATGAAACGCCGAGGGGGCACCTACTGGAGCAGTGGAACCTTGAAAGATAGGAGCTTTGAGTTCATTCCTTTGTTGAATAACATCTACAGTTTTAACAGTGTTTCGAATGCAAACGAGATTTACTTTAGCTATTCAGTTCCAGAAGGAGTTGGTTCAGACTGGGTATTGACCTCGGAAGGGGGACTTTTTGACACTAATAGATCTGTATTTATGCAGGACGATCAGTGCGATAGGGATGAGGAATATCCAGGGTGTGCAGTGCAAAACCCACCCACTTGCAGGACTAGAAAAGACGGATTCGTGAAGGAATCGGTTCTCATATCAGGATCACcatcatcaataaaagaaaattcgaGCTTGGGCCTTGGTGATTGTCAGGCTATATGCTGGAATAATTGTTCTTGTACTGCTTATAATAGTATACACACTAACGGAACTGGATGTCGGTTTTGGAGTACAAAATTTGCACATGCCTACAAGGATGACGGAAATCAGGAGGAGCGCTATGTTTTATCCTCATCACGAGTGACGG GGAGCAGTTGGCGGATATGGGTCACTATTGCAGGAGTGGTACTTGTGGTCTTGTTACTTTTGGGCTCCTTATACTTTTTAACGAGAAAATTCAGag GGGAGAGAGAAATGGAGGAAGCTGCGCTGCTTGAATTGGCAACTTCAAACAGCTTTAGTGATTCCAGAGATGTGGAACATGATGGAACGAGGGGGGCTCATGATCTTAAACTGTTCAGTTTTGATTCTATTGTGGCTGCCACAAATTACTTTTCATCTGAAAATAAACTTGGAGAGGGTGGTTTTGGCCCGGTTTATAag GGGAAATTACTTGAGGGGCAAGAAATAGCAGTGAAGAGACTTTCAAGGGGCTCCAGCCAAGGATTGGTGGAGTTCAAAAATGAGATTAGACTGATTGCCAAACTCCAACACATGAATCTTGTTAGACTTCTGGGTTGCTGCATCCAGGGAGAGGAAAAGATGTTAATCTATGAGTTCATGCCCAACAAAAGCTTGGACTTCTTCCTCTTTG ATCCTGATAGAAGAAAGATATTGGACTGGAAAAGACGTCACAATATCATTGAGGGGGTTGCGCAAGGACTTCTTTACTTGCATAAATATTCAAGACTAAGAATTATTCATAGAGATCTAAAAGCAAGTAACATCCTACTTGATCATGACTTGAACCccaaaatttctgattttggtATGGCCAGAATTTTTGGGCGAAATGCATCGGAAGCAAATACAAATAGGATAGTTGGAACATA TGGTTACATGCCACCCGAGTATGCCATGGAAGGAATTTTCTCGGTGAAATCagatgtttatagctttgggGTCCTACTGTTAGAGATTGTGAGCGGCCGAAAGAACAAAAGCTTTCATCATAACCACGGTGCCTTTGCCATAAACCTGGCAGTATAC GCTTGGGAGCTATGGAAAGAAGATACTAGCTTGGAGCTAGTGGATCCAATGCTGGAGGATTCCTACTCAACAACCCAAATGTTGAGATGCATTCATATTGCTCTCTTGTGTGTACAGGATAGCGCAGCAGATAGGCCTACAATGTCAGCTGTTATCTCCATGCTCACCAACGAATCTGTGCCCCTACCAAACCCAAATCTACCCTCATTTTCCGCTCATTATAAAGTGTCAGAACTAGACTCAAACAAAAGCGGGCTAGAGAGCTCTTCTGGAAATGTAACTATTTCAGAGATGGAAG GTCGACTCTCTGGTGTCATGGATGATAGAGGAAAATTCATATACATCTCACAAGAAGAAATGCATGCTGTTGCCGACTATATCAAGCGTCAGGGGCGGGTTAGCATCTCACACCTAGCTAGGTAA
- the LOC117910642 gene encoding G-type lectin S-receptor-like serine/threonine-protein kinase CES101 isoform X2 has translation MCLSSATLSLCLSCMWLGVVPSISGAQTNTIKHGEELQFSEKLLVSAKGTFTLGFFSLESGNYLGIWNTTDHSNKKVWVGNRDKAISGTDANLTLDADGKLMITHSEGDPIVLNSNQAARNSTATLLDSGNFVLKEFNSDGSVKEKLWESFDNPTDTLLPGMKLGINLKTGRNWSLASWISEQVPAPGTFTLEWNGTQLVMKRRGGTYWSSGTLKDRSFEFIPLLNNIYSFNSVSNANEIYFSYSVPEGVGSDWVLTSEGGLFDTNRSVFMQDDQCDRDEEYPGCAVQNPPTCRTRKDGFVKESVLISGSPSSIKENSSLGLGDCQAICWNNCSCTAYNSIHTNGTGCRFWSTKFAHAYKDDGNQEERYVLSSSRVTGSSWRIWVTIAGVVLVVLLLLGSLYFLTRKFRGEREMEEAALLELATSNSFSDSRDVEHDGTRGAHDLKLFSFDSIVAATNYFSSENKLGEGGFGPVYKGKLLEGQEIAVKRLSRGSSQGLVEFKNEIRLIAKLQHMNLVRLLGCCIQGEEKMLIYEFMPNKSLDFFLFDPDRRKILDWKRRHNIIEGVAQGLLYLHKYSRLRIIHRDLKASNILLDHDLNPKISDFGMARIFGRNASEANTNRIVGTYGYMPPEYAMEGIFSVKSDVYSFGVLLLEIVSGRKNKSFHHNHGAFAINLAVYVDSLVSWMIEENSYTSHKKKCMLLPTISSVRGGLASHT, from the exons ATGTGCCTTAGCAGTGCAACTTTGTCTTTGTGTTTGTCATGTATGTGGTTGGGAGTAGTGCCTTCCATTTCTGGTGCACAGACAAACACCATCAAACATGGGGAAGAGCTTCAATTCTCGGAAAAATTACTGGTTTCTGCAAAAGGGACTTTTACTCTAGGCTTCTTCAGCCTGGAATCTGGCAATTATTTAGGAATATGGAACACAACTGATCATTCTAACAAGAAAGTTTGGGTTGGTAACAGAGACAAGGCTATATCCGGCACCGATGCAAATCTCACGCTGGATGCCGATGGCAAATTGATGATCACTCATAGTGAGGGTGATCCAATTGTCCTGAATTCCAATCAAGCAGCCAGAAACTCAACAGCTACTCTGCTTGATTctggaaattttgttttgaaagagTTCAATTCGGATGGATCTGTGAAGGAGAAACTATGGGAGAGTTTCGATAATCCTACAGACACCCTCCTGCCTGGGATGAAACTAGGCATCAACTTGAAAACCGGGCGAAATTGGTCACTTGCTTCATGGATAAGCGAACAAGTGCCTGCTCCTGGGACTTTTACTCTGGAATGGAATGGCACACAATTGGTGATGAAACGCCGAGGGGGCACCTACTGGAGCAGTGGAACCTTGAAAGATAGGAGCTTTGAGTTCATTCCTTTGTTGAATAACATCTACAGTTTTAACAGTGTTTCGAATGCAAACGAGATTTACTTTAGCTATTCAGTTCCAGAAGGAGTTGGTTCAGACTGGGTATTGACCTCGGAAGGGGGACTTTTTGACACTAATAGATCTGTATTTATGCAGGACGATCAGTGCGATAGGGATGAGGAATATCCAGGGTGTGCAGTGCAAAACCCACCCACTTGCAGGACTAGAAAAGACGGATTCGTGAAGGAATCGGTTCTCATATCAGGATCACcatcatcaataaaagaaaattcgaGCTTGGGCCTTGGTGATTGTCAGGCTATATGCTGGAATAATTGTTCTTGTACTGCTTATAATAGTATACACACTAACGGAACTGGATGTCGGTTTTGGAGTACAAAATTTGCACATGCCTACAAGGATGACGGAAATCAGGAGGAGCGCTATGTTTTATCCTCATCACGAGTGACGG GGAGCAGTTGGCGGATATGGGTCACTATTGCAGGAGTGGTACTTGTGGTCTTGTTACTTTTGGGCTCCTTATACTTTTTAACGAGAAAATTCAGag GGGAGAGAGAAATGGAGGAAGCTGCGCTGCTTGAATTGGCAACTTCAAACAGCTTTAGTGATTCCAGAGATGTGGAACATGATGGAACGAGGGGGGCTCATGATCTTAAACTGTTCAGTTTTGATTCTATTGTGGCTGCCACAAATTACTTTTCATCTGAAAATAAACTTGGAGAGGGTGGTTTTGGCCCGGTTTATAag GGGAAATTACTTGAGGGGCAAGAAATAGCAGTGAAGAGACTTTCAAGGGGCTCCAGCCAAGGATTGGTGGAGTTCAAAAATGAGATTAGACTGATTGCCAAACTCCAACACATGAATCTTGTTAGACTTCTGGGTTGCTGCATCCAGGGAGAGGAAAAGATGTTAATCTATGAGTTCATGCCCAACAAAAGCTTGGACTTCTTCCTCTTTG ATCCTGATAGAAGAAAGATATTGGACTGGAAAAGACGTCACAATATCATTGAGGGGGTTGCGCAAGGACTTCTTTACTTGCATAAATATTCAAGACTAAGAATTATTCATAGAGATCTAAAAGCAAGTAACATCCTACTTGATCATGACTTGAACCccaaaatttctgattttggtATGGCCAGAATTTTTGGGCGAAATGCATCGGAAGCAAATACAAATAGGATAGTTGGAACATA TGGTTACATGCCACCCGAGTATGCCATGGAAGGAATTTTCTCGGTGAAATCagatgtttatagctttgggGTCCTACTGTTAGAGATTGTGAGCGGCCGAAAGAACAAAAGCTTTCATCATAACCACGGTGCCTTTGCCATAAACCTGGCAGTATAC GTCGACTCTCTGGTGTCATGGATGATAGAGGAAAATTCATATACATCTCACAAGAAGAAATGCATGCTGTTGCCGACTATATCAAGCGTCAGGGGCGGGTTAGCATCTCACACCTAG
- the LOC117910642 gene encoding G-type lectin S-receptor-like serine/threonine-protein kinase CES101 isoform X3, with translation MEEAALLELATSNSFSDSRDVEHDGTRGAHDLKLFSFDSIVAATNYFSSENKLGEGGFGPVYKGKLLEGQEIAVKRLSRGSSQGLVEFKNEIRLIAKLQHMNLVRLLGCCIQGEEKMLIYEFMPNKSLDFFLFDPDRRKILDWKRRHNIIEGVAQGLLYLHKYSRLRIIHRDLKASNILLDHDLNPKISDFGMARIFGRNASEANTNRIVGTYGYMPPEYAMEGIFSVKSDVYSFGVLLLEIVSGRKNKSFHHNHGAFAINLAVYAWELWKEDTSLELVDPMLEDSYSTTQMLRCIHIALLCVQDSAADRPTMSAVISMLTNESVPLPNPNLPSFSAHYKVSELDSNKSGLESSSGNVTISEMEGRLSGVMDDRGKFIYISQEEMHAVADYIKRQGRVSISHLAR, from the exons ATGGAGGAAGCTGCGCTGCTTGAATTGGCAACTTCAAACAGCTTTAGTGATTCCAGAGATGTGGAACATGATGGAACGAGGGGGGCTCATGATCTTAAACTGTTCAGTTTTGATTCTATTGTGGCTGCCACAAATTACTTTTCATCTGAAAATAAACTTGGAGAGGGTGGTTTTGGCCCGGTTTATAag GGGAAATTACTTGAGGGGCAAGAAATAGCAGTGAAGAGACTTTCAAGGGGCTCCAGCCAAGGATTGGTGGAGTTCAAAAATGAGATTAGACTGATTGCCAAACTCCAACACATGAATCTTGTTAGACTTCTGGGTTGCTGCATCCAGGGAGAGGAAAAGATGTTAATCTATGAGTTCATGCCCAACAAAAGCTTGGACTTCTTCCTCTTTG ATCCTGATAGAAGAAAGATATTGGACTGGAAAAGACGTCACAATATCATTGAGGGGGTTGCGCAAGGACTTCTTTACTTGCATAAATATTCAAGACTAAGAATTATTCATAGAGATCTAAAAGCAAGTAACATCCTACTTGATCATGACTTGAACCccaaaatttctgattttggtATGGCCAGAATTTTTGGGCGAAATGCATCGGAAGCAAATACAAATAGGATAGTTGGAACATA TGGTTACATGCCACCCGAGTATGCCATGGAAGGAATTTTCTCGGTGAAATCagatgtttatagctttgggGTCCTACTGTTAGAGATTGTGAGCGGCCGAAAGAACAAAAGCTTTCATCATAACCACGGTGCCTTTGCCATAAACCTGGCAGTATAC GCTTGGGAGCTATGGAAAGAAGATACTAGCTTGGAGCTAGTGGATCCAATGCTGGAGGATTCCTACTCAACAACCCAAATGTTGAGATGCATTCATATTGCTCTCTTGTGTGTACAGGATAGCGCAGCAGATAGGCCTACAATGTCAGCTGTTATCTCCATGCTCACCAACGAATCTGTGCCCCTACCAAACCCAAATCTACCCTCATTTTCCGCTCATTATAAAGTGTCAGAACTAGACTCAAACAAAAGCGGGCTAGAGAGCTCTTCTGGAAATGTAACTATTTCAGAGATGGAAG GTCGACTCTCTGGTGTCATGGATGATAGAGGAAAATTCATATACATCTCACAAGAAGAAATGCATGCTGTTGCCGACTATATCAAGCGTCAGGGGCGGGTTAGCATCTCACACCTAGCTAGGTAA